From Acidicapsa acidisoli, the proteins below share one genomic window:
- a CDS encoding NIPSNAP family protein: MIIEMRTYKTKPGKRSEFLEVFRAKSVPAHEEFGMKILGPFLSVEDPDVFFFMRGFPDLASREPMKAKFYEGELWKSELENVLMPMLEKYDVVLVDDSDGRIQW, from the coding sequence ATGATTATCGAAATGCGCACCTACAAGACGAAGCCGGGGAAACGCTCTGAGTTTCTGGAAGTGTTTCGGGCAAAGTCAGTGCCGGCGCATGAGGAGTTCGGGATGAAGATTCTGGGGCCATTTCTTTCGGTAGAAGACCCGGATGTGTTCTTTTTCATGCGGGGATTTCCCGATCTGGCGTCGCGGGAGCCGATGAAGGCGAAGTTTTATGAGGGCGAGCTCTGGAAAAGTGAGTTGGAGAATGTGTTGATGCCGATGCTGGAGAAGTATGACGTGGTCCTGGTGGACGATTCGGATGGGCGGATTCAGTGGTAA
- a CDS encoding DUF2157 domain-containing protein, with product MPDLETYLARWQSAGILDRESDAGLIARMRTLEAAEKKPTGLRWQGLIALILGAILLACGVVLFVSAHWDQISPLARFALVLAMVSVFHLCGAISRSDFHSLSTTLHAVGTISTGAAIALVGQIFNMQEHWPAAILLWAIAAFAGWALLHDQAQQTLTLLLFPAWLISELAYAAEGYVGAEVYLGRILIVWATLYLTIFLSSRRKAVRGILFTAAAIAAFVGTDLMFWSWRSWTGHTTFLPLSARIWDWGVIAAVPIFFTLFRRRESLVPVLAAILFAIILPWCNRLLWTPFDRRFYSDSPNLAGFALTAAFAIFMSWWGVRNTSRALVNLSMTGFAVVVMFFYFSDIFDKVGRSIGLIGLGILFLAGGWLLEKTRRRLIDRFAESTGLPETA from the coding sequence ATGCCCGATCTGGAAACCTATTTAGCACGCTGGCAGTCAGCCGGGATTCTCGACCGCGAGAGTGACGCCGGCCTCATCGCCCGCATGCGCACCCTCGAAGCAGCGGAAAAGAAGCCTACTGGCCTCCGCTGGCAGGGCCTCATCGCACTCATCCTGGGAGCCATCCTGCTCGCCTGCGGCGTCGTACTCTTCGTCTCCGCTCACTGGGACCAGATCAGCCCATTGGCCCGCTTCGCGCTCGTCCTCGCGATGGTATCCGTCTTCCACTTATGCGGCGCAATCAGCCGCAGCGATTTCCACAGCCTCTCCACCACACTCCACGCCGTGGGAACCATCTCCACGGGCGCAGCCATCGCCCTCGTCGGTCAGATCTTCAACATGCAGGAGCATTGGCCAGCCGCCATCCTGCTCTGGGCCATCGCCGCCTTCGCCGGCTGGGCACTCCTCCACGACCAGGCCCAGCAAACCCTGACCCTGCTCCTGTTCCCCGCCTGGCTCATCTCCGAACTAGCCTACGCCGCCGAAGGCTACGTCGGGGCTGAAGTCTACCTCGGCCGAATCCTCATCGTCTGGGCCACCCTGTATCTGACAATCTTCCTTAGTTCCCGCCGCAAAGCCGTCCGCGGAATCCTCTTCACCGCTGCAGCCATCGCCGCATTCGTCGGCACAGATTTGATGTTTTGGAGCTGGCGCTCCTGGACGGGTCACACAACCTTCCTGCCTCTCAGCGCCCGCATCTGGGACTGGGGCGTCATCGCTGCCGTCCCGATCTTCTTCACCTTGTTCCGTCGTCGCGAAAGCCTGGTTCCTGTACTCGCCGCGATCTTGTTCGCGATAATCTTGCCCTGGTGCAACCGGCTTCTTTGGACGCCGTTCGACCGTCGCTTCTATAGCGATTCACCGAACCTCGCCGGCTTTGCGCTAACAGCAGCCTTCGCAATCTTCATGAGCTGGTGGGGCGTACGCAACACCTCCCGCGCACTCGTAAATCTCAGTATGACCGGGTTTGCCGTCGTAGTTATGTTCTTCTACTTCAGCGACATCTTCGACAAAGTTGGCCGCTCCATCGGCCTCATCGGCCTCGGAATCCTCTTCCTCGCCGGCGGCTGGCTCCTCGAAAAAACCCGCCGCCGCCTGATCGACCGCTTTGCGGAATCCACCGGTCTGCCGGAGACCGCATGA
- a CDS encoding helix-turn-helix domain-containing protein, with product MDNGSQFLSTNHLPNPHRPGIPGSGQFAPLASAQFIGVSTPLRRLLLQAEITAPRLQLAALEGEAGTGKYLLAQTIHRLSQCADLPFRRHDAREWLANDTDPTEMSGILYLDRVDLLAPIGQGLLLNFVKTLQADALPNFLLLASSHCPLRLLAGQRLFLPDLAFRLSAVRFSIPPLRDHREDIAPISQVLIDRVCRRYQQPAAILAPGTLPRLLQHTWPGNIRELASVIESAVLDSTSGIIRPTDLARLIPGEAAPSASSAPILSPQTEPPGNLSLDAAIQSHLKLVLDLNRGNKLRAARQLGISRSTLYRLLAGEKTSSIPPLPA from the coding sequence ATGGACAACGGCTCACAATTTCTCTCGACAAACCACCTGCCGAATCCACACCGCCCCGGCATCCCAGGTTCTGGGCAATTCGCGCCCCTTGCGTCCGCCCAGTTCATCGGCGTCAGCACCCCCTTGCGTCGCCTCCTGCTCCAGGCCGAAATCACCGCTCCCCGGCTCCAGCTCGCTGCCCTGGAAGGCGAAGCCGGAACTGGAAAATACCTCCTCGCTCAGACCATCCATCGCCTCTCGCAGTGCGCCGACCTTCCCTTTCGCCGTCACGATGCACGCGAATGGCTGGCCAACGACACCGATCCAACCGAAATGTCCGGCATTCTTTATCTTGATCGCGTCGACCTGCTCGCTCCCATCGGTCAGGGCCTGCTCCTCAACTTCGTCAAAACCCTGCAAGCTGACGCCCTGCCGAACTTCCTGCTCCTCGCCTCATCGCACTGCCCATTGCGCCTTTTGGCCGGGCAACGCCTGTTCCTGCCTGACCTCGCCTTCCGCCTCTCCGCCGTCCGCTTCTCGATCCCGCCACTGCGCGACCACCGCGAAGACATTGCTCCCATCTCACAAGTGCTCATCGACCGAGTCTGTCGCCGCTATCAGCAACCAGCCGCCATACTGGCCCCTGGAACTCTGCCCCGCCTTCTCCAGCACACCTGGCCGGGCAATATCCGCGAACTCGCCTCCGTAATCGAATCCGCTGTTCTCGACTCAACCTCCGGCATCATCCGGCCCACGGACCTCGCGCGCCTGATCCCCGGAGAAGCTGCTCCATCCGCATCTTCCGCCCCGATTTTGTCGCCGCAAACAGAACCGCCCGGCAACCTGTCACTCGACGCAGCGATTCAGTCCCATCTCAAACTCGTACTCGATCTCAATCGCGGCAATAAGCTCCGCGCCGCGCGCCAGTTAGGCATCAGCCGGTCTACTCTGTACCGCCTTCTCGCCGGCGAAAAGACATCCTCGATTCCCCCTTTACCTGCCTGA
- a CDS encoding protein-methionine-sulfoxide reductase heme-binding subunit MsrQ translates to MNKPILITLKVLTWIACLYPLAILAYGAVTNNLGPDPTGRIEFSTGNTALNLLVISLAITPLRKLFARLSWLIKFRRLLGLFAFFYASIHLVAYIGLYAYFDPNTIIQDVAKRRFITAGVTAWLLLVPLALTSTTGSIRRLGGKRWNQLHKLVYIAVCLGILHYWWQVKTGVLAPLWITIIMAILFLARPAIDWWKSRRNPVIRPA, encoded by the coding sequence ATGAACAAACCCATCCTGATCACTCTGAAAGTCCTGACCTGGATCGCCTGCCTCTACCCGCTTGCGATCCTCGCCTACGGAGCCGTCACCAACAACCTCGGCCCCGACCCCACCGGCAGAATTGAGTTCTCCACCGGCAATACGGCGCTGAATCTGCTCGTCATCTCACTCGCCATTACACCCTTGCGAAAGCTCTTCGCCCGGCTCAGCTGGCTCATCAAATTCCGCCGCCTCCTCGGCCTCTTCGCCTTTTTCTACGCCTCAATCCATCTGGTAGCCTACATCGGCCTCTACGCCTATTTCGACCCGAACACGATCATTCAGGACGTCGCCAAACGGCGCTTCATCACCGCCGGCGTCACTGCATGGCTGCTGCTCGTTCCGCTGGCGCTCACTTCCACCACCGGCTCAATACGCCGCCTGGGCGGCAAACGCTGGAACCAGCTCCACAAACTCGTCTATATCGCTGTCTGCCTGGGAATTCTGCACTACTGGTGGCAAGTCAAGACCGGCGTCCTCGCCCCGCTCTGGATCACCATCATCATGGCCATCCTCTTCCTAGCCCGTCCGGCCATCGACTGGTGGAAATCCCGAAGAAACCCAGTCATTCGCCCCGCCTGA
- the msrP gene encoding protein-methionine-sulfoxide reductase catalytic subunit MsrP — MLIRKPNSLSGSDIPSSEITPKEKWLNRRSFLTAAAAAGAVALASDRLGEILAPSGSVHAAGKLQTVKSPLSTTGEELTSLQDITHYNNFYEFGVEKNQPAQNAQVLPTRPWSIKVTGLVKSPKTFDIDSLLKLRPLEDRTYRFRCVEGWSMVIPWVGYSLSELIKECEPLSNAKYVQFLSYFDKKVEKWQSESQIFWPYSEGLRMDEAMNPLTLLTMGLYDDELPKQDGAPVRIIVPWKYGFKSAKSIVQIKFVEKQPPTTWNDLAANEYGFYSNVNPNVDHPRWSQKTERRIGQPFYAQRHPTLMFNGYGDQVASLYNGMDLRKYY; from the coding sequence ATGCTGATCCGCAAACCCAATTCGCTCTCTGGCTCCGATATTCCGTCTTCCGAGATCACTCCAAAAGAAAAATGGCTCAATCGGCGCAGCTTCCTCACGGCCGCTGCCGCCGCTGGCGCAGTCGCTCTCGCAAGCGACCGCCTGGGCGAGATCCTCGCACCCTCCGGCTCCGTCCACGCCGCAGGAAAGCTCCAGACAGTGAAAAGCCCGCTGTCGACCACCGGCGAAGAGCTCACCAGCCTCCAGGACATCACGCACTACAACAATTTCTACGAATTCGGCGTCGAAAAGAACCAGCCCGCCCAAAACGCACAGGTGTTGCCCACACGCCCCTGGTCCATCAAGGTCACCGGCCTCGTCAAAAGCCCCAAAACCTTCGACATCGACTCTCTGCTCAAACTCCGCCCGCTCGAAGACCGCACCTACCGCTTCCGCTGCGTCGAGGGCTGGAGCATGGTCATTCCCTGGGTCGGCTACTCCCTGTCCGAACTCATCAAAGAGTGCGAGCCTCTCTCCAACGCCAAATACGTCCAGTTCCTCAGCTACTTCGACAAGAAAGTCGAGAAGTGGCAGAGCGAAAGCCAGATCTTCTGGCCTTATTCCGAGGGTTTGCGCATGGACGAAGCGATGAACCCCCTGACACTCTTGACGATGGGCCTTTACGACGACGAACTCCCCAAACAGGACGGCGCCCCGGTCCGCATCATCGTCCCCTGGAAATACGGCTTCAAGTCCGCCAAATCCATCGTCCAGATCAAGTTCGTGGAAAAACAACCCCCCACGACCTGGAATGACCTAGCCGCCAATGAATACGGCTTCTACTCCAACGTCAACCCCAACGTCGACCACCCTCGCTGGAGCCAGAAGACCGAACGCCGCATAGGCCAGCCCTTCTACGCCCAACGCCACCCGACGCTGATGTTCAACGGCTACGGCGACCAGGTAGCCTCTCTCTACAACGGCATGGACCTCCGCAAGTACTACTAA
- a CDS encoding L-lactate permease — protein sequence MNSPWPQPLDPLHSVALSALAASLPLVVVLILMGALRKSGLFASLCGFLSAILLALFLWRMPASLVLWSAIYGVVYALWPILWIVFTALWLYNLTQDTGKFELLRRWMEQHATRDSSIQAVLVAFCFGALLEGTAGFGAPVAVTACLLVGLGHPARRAVLVALIANTAPVAFGALGIPTIALAGVTGLDLAKLSAMTGRQVPFLSLLLPAYLICVVSGIQGLRKNWPVALISGLSFALTQFLVSNFWGPYITDVLAASISILVTVTFLKIRPPIELGPNSPARVLEPVPSETPFPPLTQGESIAAWLPWVMLSVVVILWSWFKLLPLAQSILPVPSLHNAVLITLYQKPYAALYTFQPLGPGTAVLAATILTALCLRVPGKVFLISGAKTFRQLRIPAMTVMAIVGLAYLYNYSGMAYTLGATFARVGPAFPLLSGFLGWIACFLTGSDTASNLLFGNLQVAAAHQLHLNPILLAVTNSSGAVAGKMVSPQNIAVGVITVGLIGQEGKILRSAFWHSILLAAVISLIAFAQAYWFPWMIP from the coding sequence ATGAACTCGCCCTGGCCCCAGCCTCTGGACCCGCTCCACTCTGTTGCGCTCTCCGCGCTCGCAGCCTCCCTGCCGCTCGTGGTCGTCCTCATCCTGATGGGCGCGCTCCGCAAGAGCGGCCTCTTCGCCTCCCTCTGCGGATTCCTATCCGCTATCCTTCTTGCGCTATTCCTCTGGCGCATGCCCGCGTCCCTCGTTCTGTGGAGCGCCATCTACGGCGTCGTCTACGCTCTCTGGCCCATCCTCTGGATCGTCTTCACCGCCCTCTGGCTCTACAACCTCACCCAGGACACAGGAAAATTCGAGCTCCTCCGCCGCTGGATGGAGCAGCACGCCACCCGCGACAGCAGCATTCAGGCCGTCCTCGTAGCCTTCTGCTTCGGCGCGCTGCTCGAAGGCACCGCCGGCTTCGGAGCACCAGTCGCCGTCACCGCCTGTCTGCTCGTTGGCCTCGGCCATCCCGCGCGCAGAGCCGTCCTCGTCGCACTTATCGCCAACACCGCCCCAGTCGCCTTCGGAGCACTCGGCATCCCCACCATCGCTCTCGCCGGAGTCACCGGACTCGACCTCGCGAAGCTCTCCGCCATGACCGGCAGGCAGGTCCCATTCCTGTCGCTGCTGCTCCCCGCCTACCTGATCTGCGTTGTCTCAGGCATCCAGGGACTCCGCAAAAACTGGCCAGTTGCGCTCATCTCCGGCCTCAGCTTTGCCCTGACCCAGTTCCTCGTCTCCAACTTCTGGGGTCCATACATCACCGATGTGCTGGCAGCTTCCATCTCCATTTTGGTGACCGTTACATTCCTCAAAATCCGGCCTCCAATAGAGCTTGGGCCAAATTCACCTGCCCGCGTATTGGAGCCAGTACCTTCCGAAACTCCATTCCCGCCATTGACACAAGGGGAATCCATCGCCGCATGGCTTCCCTGGGTCATGCTCTCCGTTGTCGTGATCCTATGGTCCTGGTTCAAGCTCCTGCCTTTGGCCCAGTCCATCCTGCCAGTCCCCAGCCTGCACAACGCGGTTCTGATCACCCTCTATCAAAAGCCCTACGCCGCGCTCTACACCTTCCAGCCGCTCGGCCCCGGCACGGCCGTGCTCGCAGCCACGATTCTCACCGCGCTCTGCCTTCGTGTACCCGGCAAAGTGTTCCTCATATCCGGCGCAAAAACCTTTCGCCAGTTGCGCATCCCCGCAATGACCGTCATGGCTATCGTGGGACTCGCCTATCTCTATAACTATTCCGGAATGGCCTACACCCTGGGCGCAACCTTCGCCCGCGTCGGTCCCGCATTCCCACTCCTCAGCGGATTCCTCGGCTGGATCGCCTGTTTCCTGACCGGCAGCGACACCGCCAGCAACCTTCTCTTCGGCAATCTCCAGGTCGCCGCCGCTCACCAGCTCCATCTAAACCCCATCCTGCTCGCCGTCACCAACTCCTCCGGAGCAGTCGCAGGCAAGATGGTCTCCCCGCAAAACATCGCCGTCGGGGTCATCACCGTCGGCCTCATCGGTCAGGAAGGCAAAATCCTCCGCTCGGCATTCTGGCACAGCATCCTGCTCGCCGCCGTCATCAGCCTCATCGCCTTCGCCCAGGCCTACTGGTTCCCCTGGATGATCCCTTGA
- the rimM gene encoding ribosome maturation factor RimM (Essential for efficient processing of 16S rRNA), with product MADQVSGQAWVWLARIRKAQGRKGEVLAEILTDFPEKFAERKRVWLLSGTGLSGTGSAGESAREMVLDSYWMNKGQAGGIVLHFTGVDSITEAEMLRGMVVAIPRAERMPLGEDEVYVGDLIGCSLFDVAADSARCIGVIEDVDRDAGPVALLVVKSAGGAEILVPFAKAYLRRIDPDGKRVEMALPEGLVEVQVSTGS from the coding sequence ATGGCTGACCAGGTGAGTGGGCAGGCTTGGGTCTGGCTGGCTCGGATTCGCAAGGCTCAGGGTCGCAAAGGCGAGGTTCTGGCCGAAATTCTTACTGATTTTCCTGAAAAATTTGCGGAGCGTAAGCGGGTCTGGTTGCTTTCCGGGACGGGGCTTTCCGGAACTGGATCGGCTGGCGAAAGTGCGCGCGAAATGGTGCTCGATTCTTACTGGATGAACAAGGGGCAGGCGGGTGGGATTGTGCTCCATTTTACCGGGGTGGACTCGATTACCGAGGCGGAGATGCTGCGCGGCATGGTAGTGGCGATTCCGCGTGCGGAGCGGATGCCGTTGGGTGAGGATGAGGTCTATGTTGGCGATCTCATTGGATGCTCGCTTTTCGATGTTGCGGCGGATTCGGCGCGATGTATCGGCGTGATCGAGGATGTGGATCGGGATGCTGGGCCGGTGGCGCTGCTGGTGGTGAAAAGCGCAGGAGGTGCGGAGATTCTGGTGCCGTTTGCTAAGGCTTATCTGCGTCGGATTGATCCAGATGGGAAGCGTGTGGAGATGGCGCTGCCTGAGGGATTGGTTGAGGTGCAGGTTTCTACCGGTAGTTAA
- the rplS gene encoding 50S ribosomal protein L19, translating to MSIHPVMQRLAEKLKRTDLPEFKAGDQIRVQVKIKEGDKERLQAFEGLVIAIKNGPEGSFTVRKMSFGQGVERIFPFNSKVVDKVEKIRSYRVRRAKLFYIRGLRGKAARMKEVARDRA from the coding sequence ATGTCTATTCATCCCGTAATGCAGCGCTTGGCGGAGAAGCTGAAGCGTACCGATTTGCCGGAATTCAAGGCCGGTGACCAGATTCGCGTGCAGGTGAAGATCAAGGAAGGCGACAAAGAGCGTCTTCAGGCCTTCGAAGGACTCGTGATCGCCATCAAGAATGGTCCCGAGGGCAGCTTCACGGTACGCAAGATGAGCTTTGGCCAGGGTGTCGAGCGCATTTTCCCCTTCAACTCCAAGGTTGTGGACAAGGTGGAGAAGATTCGCAGCTACCGGGTTCGTCGCGCCAAGCTGTTCTACATTCGCGGATTGCGTGGTAAGGCTGCCCGCATGAAGGAAGTGGCGCGAGACCGGGCTTAG
- a CDS encoding ribonuclease HII, translating into MGRLSVSKKAAAPEWVCGWEFERAARADGAQWIAGVDEVGRGPLFGPVVAAAVILPEGCRLRGLTDSKKLNERERERFDERIRAKAVAWAIAEVDVATIDRINILQASRLAMRLAVSRLEREPDCLLIDGNQRIEWDCFQRTVVQGDERSLSIAAASVIAKVYRDRMMCELDGRFPGYGLARNKGYGSVEHRAALKRLGVTELHRRSFEPVAQICGQAGFEFTLMGD; encoded by the coding sequence ATGGGAAGGCTGAGTGTCTCGAAGAAGGCTGCAGCGCCGGAGTGGGTCTGCGGGTGGGAGTTTGAGCGGGCGGCTCGGGCGGATGGCGCTCAGTGGATCGCGGGGGTGGATGAGGTTGGGCGCGGACCGCTCTTTGGGCCGGTGGTGGCTGCGGCGGTAATTCTGCCTGAAGGCTGCAGGCTACGAGGACTGACCGACTCGAAGAAGCTCAACGAGCGGGAACGGGAGCGATTTGACGAGCGCATTCGGGCCAAGGCAGTGGCATGGGCGATTGCCGAGGTGGATGTGGCGACGATCGACCGGATCAATATTCTGCAGGCTTCGCGGTTGGCGATGAGGCTGGCGGTTTCGCGGCTCGAACGGGAGCCGGATTGTTTGCTGATTGATGGAAATCAGCGGATCGAGTGGGACTGTTTTCAGCGGACCGTCGTCCAAGGAGATGAGCGGAGTCTTTCGATTGCCGCGGCGAGCGTGATTGCGAAGGTGTATCGGGATCGGATGATGTGTGAGCTGGACGGGCGGTTTCCGGGGTATGGCTTGGCGCGAAACAAGGGGTATGGTTCGGTTGAGCATCGGGCGGCTCTCAAACGTCTAGGAGTTACGGAGCTGCACCGGAGAAGTTTTGAACCGGTTGCACAGATTTGCGGTCAGGCTGGCTTCGAATTCACTCTGATGGGAGATTGA
- the trmD gene encoding tRNA (guanosine(37)-N1)-methyltransferase TrmD yields MRFEILTIFPEMFRGFFEHGVVSRAQKNGLVGIGVRDLREFTHDRHRTVDDRPFGGGEGMVLKAEPLAEGLAALGVVPVADRDDATRLRETVVLLSAQGRPFTQTVARELAGLDRVVLICGRYEGVDERVNEMYCDRELSIGDYVLSGGELAAAVVLDAVMRLVPGVLGNEASSEFESFGAGDAAITSSVDVEGVPRSQHGAGGLLDYPHYTRPAEFRGVAVPEVLMGGDHAAVRKWRREQQLRKTLRNRPDLLAQAQLSAEDRKVLERLRVELVDEI; encoded by the coding sequence ATGCGATTTGAGATTCTTACGATTTTTCCGGAGATGTTTCGCGGGTTCTTTGAGCATGGAGTGGTAAGCCGTGCGCAGAAGAACGGACTGGTTGGGATTGGGGTCCGGGATCTTCGGGAATTTACCCATGATCGGCATCGGACGGTGGACGATCGGCCTTTTGGCGGCGGCGAAGGGATGGTGCTGAAGGCGGAGCCGCTGGCCGAAGGGTTGGCCGCGCTGGGAGTGGTTCCGGTGGCGGATCGGGACGATGCGACGCGATTGCGTGAGACCGTGGTCCTGCTTTCGGCGCAGGGACGGCCGTTTACGCAGACGGTGGCGCGGGAGTTGGCCGGGCTGGATCGCGTCGTGCTCATCTGTGGGCGGTATGAAGGTGTAGACGAGCGTGTGAATGAGATGTACTGCGACCGCGAGCTCTCGATTGGGGATTATGTGTTGAGCGGCGGGGAGCTGGCGGCTGCGGTGGTATTGGACGCAGTAATGCGGCTTGTGCCGGGGGTGTTGGGGAATGAGGCTTCGAGCGAGTTTGAGAGCTTTGGGGCCGGAGATGCGGCGATTACTTCTTCAGTAGATGTGGAGGGGGTTCCGCGGTCGCAGCATGGGGCGGGTGGGTTGCTGGATTATCCGCATTACACGCGGCCGGCCGAGTTTCGCGGGGTTGCTGTGCCGGAGGTGCTGATGGGTGGGGATCACGCGGCGGTGCGGAAATGGCGGCGGGAGCAGCAGTTGCGGAAGACGCTCAGGAACCGGCCGGATTTGCTGGCACAGGCTCAATTGAGTGCAGAGGACCGGAAGGTTCTTGAACGGCTGCGGGTTGAACTCGTGGACGAGATTTAG